In the genome of Triticum urartu cultivar G1812 chromosome 5, Tu2.1, whole genome shotgun sequence, one region contains:
- the LOC125507901 gene encoding pyridoxal kinase isoform X2 gives MLAAAAVPPLPPLPRSCASWRRWIPSTPFSSRDGPGWRRGTSGGAVHPAMARPPILSVALPSDTGRVLSIQSHTVQGYVGNKSAVFPLQLLGFDVDPINSVQFSNHTGYPKFRGQVLNGNQLWDLIEGLEENELLHYTHLLTGYIGSVSFLNTVLQVVDKLRSVNPDLIYVCDPVLGDEGKLYVPQDLVSVYQEKVVPVASMLTPNQFEVELLTGLRITSEQDGLKACNTLHSAGPRKVIITSALIEDKLLLIGSYKRTEGTGDLTTALLLGWSNKYPDNLEKAAELAVSSLQALLRRTVEDYKRAGFDPSSSSLEIRLIQSQDEIRNPQVTCNAVKYK, from the exons atgctcgccgccgccgccgtgccgccCCTGCCGCCGCTCCCCCGCTCGTGCGCCTCGTGGAGACGGTGGATCCCATCCACTCCTTTCTCCTCCAG GGACGGACCTGGTTGGCGGCGGGGGACGAGTGGAGGGGCGGTGCATCCGGCGATGGCACGGCCGCCGATCCTCTCCGTTGCACTGCCGTCTGACACGGGGCGCGTGCTCAGCATCCAGTCCCACACCGTCCAG GGCTACGTTGGCAACAAATCTGCTGTCTTTCCGTTGCAACTCCTTGGTTTTGATGTGGATCCGATAAACTCTGTACAGTTTTCTAATCATACAG GATACCCAAAATTTAGAGGACAGGTTCTCAATGGCAATCAGCTGTGGGATCTTATTGAAGGACTGGAGGAAAATGAATTATTGCACTATACACATTTGTTAACAG GTTACATCGGCTCTGTTTCCTTTTTAAATACAGTGCTACAAGTCGTCGACAAATTACGATCGGTCAATCCTGATCTTATATACG TTTGCGACCCGGTTCTAGGTGATGAAGGCAAACTATATGTTCCTCAGGATTTAGTATCTGTTTATCAGGAGAAG GTTGTCCCAGTTGCTTCAATGCTTACACCAAACCAATTTGAAGTTGAACTACTCACAGGATTAAG aaTTACCTCCGAACAAGATGGCTTGAAAGCTTGCAATACCCTGCACAGTGCTGGACCGCGGAAG GTGATAATAACTAGTGCACTTATTGAAGACAAGCTGCTCCTCATTGGAAGTTACAAAAGAACAGAG GGGACCGGAGATTTAACAACTGCTCTTCTACTAGGATGGAGCAAT AAATACCCTGATAACCTTGAGAAAGCGGCGGAACTGGCAGTATCCAGTTTGCAG GCACTCCTAAGAAGGACAGTTGAAGACTATAAAAGAGCAGGCTTTGACCCATCAAGCAGCAGCTTAGAGATCCGATTAATACAAAGCCAGGATGAGATCAGAAACCCGCAGGTTACGTGCAACGCCGTGAAGTATAAATGA
- the LOC125507901 gene encoding pyridoxal kinase isoform X1, translating into MLAAAAVPPLPPLPRSCASWRRWIPSTPFSSRDGPGWRRGTSGGAVHPAMARPPILSVALPSDTGRVLSIQSHTVQGYVGNKSAVFPLQLLGFDVDPINSVQFSNHTGYPKFRGQVLNGNQLWDLIEGLEENELLHYTHLLTGYIGSVSFLNTVLQVVDKLRSVNPDLIYVCDPVLGDEGKLYVPQDLVSVYQEKVVPVASMLTPNQFEVELLTGLRITSEQDGLKACNTLHSAGPRKVIITSALIEDKLLLIGSYKRTEEQPPEQFKIEIPKIPAYFTGTGDLTTALLLGWSNKYPDNLEKAAELAVSSLQALLRRTVEDYKRAGFDPSSSSLEIRLIQSQDEIRNPQVTCNAVKYK; encoded by the exons atgctcgccgccgccgccgtgccgccCCTGCCGCCGCTCCCCCGCTCGTGCGCCTCGTGGAGACGGTGGATCCCATCCACTCCTTTCTCCTCCAG GGACGGACCTGGTTGGCGGCGGGGGACGAGTGGAGGGGCGGTGCATCCGGCGATGGCACGGCCGCCGATCCTCTCCGTTGCACTGCCGTCTGACACGGGGCGCGTGCTCAGCATCCAGTCCCACACCGTCCAG GGCTACGTTGGCAACAAATCTGCTGTCTTTCCGTTGCAACTCCTTGGTTTTGATGTGGATCCGATAAACTCTGTACAGTTTTCTAATCATACAG GATACCCAAAATTTAGAGGACAGGTTCTCAATGGCAATCAGCTGTGGGATCTTATTGAAGGACTGGAGGAAAATGAATTATTGCACTATACACATTTGTTAACAG GTTACATCGGCTCTGTTTCCTTTTTAAATACAGTGCTACAAGTCGTCGACAAATTACGATCGGTCAATCCTGATCTTATATACG TTTGCGACCCGGTTCTAGGTGATGAAGGCAAACTATATGTTCCTCAGGATTTAGTATCTGTTTATCAGGAGAAG GTTGTCCCAGTTGCTTCAATGCTTACACCAAACCAATTTGAAGTTGAACTACTCACAGGATTAAG aaTTACCTCCGAACAAGATGGCTTGAAAGCTTGCAATACCCTGCACAGTGCTGGACCGCGGAAG GTGATAATAACTAGTGCACTTATTGAAGACAAGCTGCTCCTCATTGGAAGTTACAAAAGAACAGAG GAACAACCGCCGGAACAATTTAAGATTGAGATACCCAAGATACCTGCATATTTCACG GGGACCGGAGATTTAACAACTGCTCTTCTACTAGGATGGAGCAAT AAATACCCTGATAACCTTGAGAAAGCGGCGGAACTGGCAGTATCCAGTTTGCAG GCACTCCTAAGAAGGACAGTTGAAGACTATAAAAGAGCAGGCTTTGACCCATCAAGCAGCAGCTTAGAGATCCGATTAATACAAAGCCAGGATGAGATCAGAAACCCGCAGGTTACGTGCAACGCCGTGAAGTATAAATGA